TGTCTCAATTGTTTTCTTTAAAGTTCCAAGTTATctgatactccctccgtttcaatttatttgtcgttctaaacttcggcacacagattaataaaatatttaattttgtatatttactagataaaaacatcattaccaatacacctaattagatttcaaccaatagaaaaatagattagattaaaaagtcaataaattttgcattgaaatcataaaacgacacttattttgaaacgaaaattttgctccaaaacgacatataatttgaaacggagggagtattaaagaATTggtttttttacaaattatgCTGTCTAATTGTATAGCTATTTTTTAACCCCTAATAATGTTCTGTATCGTTTCTCAAGGTTATAAACAACCACAGTGGCAATCTCGAGCACTGCAAAATCCTGCATATGACACCCCAAACTCAAGATGGTACGTTAGCAACTTGGATCCAATCATTGATCCATGTGAAACACACTACAAATCTCGGACTTGAGAGATTTCGTGTTTATCGTGGTGAGAAAGCTTGTGTGCTCCACTTACCCCCAAACATATTTTCACATCCAAGGCTAACATCACTCCTCCTGGCTCGATACAAATTCGAGTTTGCACATGCCTTTAACAATTGCAGTAACCTCATGACtcttaaactttataaaatcaAAGTTGCAGTTGATGTGCTCAACACAGTCATTGCATCGTGCCCCTCCCTCAAGATGCTGGTACTAGAAATCTTATCGTGCAGCCAAACTGGATGGTTAAAGATTCATAACGACAACTTAAAGTTTGTGCATCTGAATTGCCCTGAAATTGATAACATTGAAGTGTCTGCGGCTCTTCTGGACATATTCTCTGTTCATGATATTGAACTTGGGAGAGCGAGTAATATTGTTCTTGATGCCCCAAGATTACTCCAGTTTGGTAGAAGAATGTGGAAGGTACATCAGAGTTTGCCTCACATAGTCTACAATATCTCATGCGACActcaggtacaagcacacacaATTGCattaacacacacacacacgcacacacacacacacatatatgcATAAGTTAGAATATTCTTTATCGTGCTTAGTTTTCTTATTTGAATTGAAGGGGAATGAAAACATTGGGCATGAATTTGTGACGAACATAGAAAATTACTTCCTGGTTGTGTTTGCAACTATGGCGGTGAATGTGGATATGGTGAATCCAAAAGAAGTTTACATGCTAAAGCAAGTTTTAGATGCATGGGCTAGAGATTTGCAAATGCTCGAGATCTTCTTTAAGGTATATTCATTTTATGCATCAGTTCTTATTGGAATAAAGTTGATCAATGTTTCTTATAAAACCTGATACATGTTTGTACGTGCGTTTGTTCTTGTATATGTAGGATAACGATATTGACAAGAAAGAAGGTGAATCTTCTATTGATGGAAAACAAAATAAGTGGGGGAATTGGTTTCTCGATGTTGATTTCCGTGTGAGGAGTGTGTGTTTGTATAACTTCAATGGTTTGGATGAGGATGAATTTGCTTTAGCTGCAAGTTTCGTGATACAAGGGAAGATGATGGAAAATTTGATGATCGAGACGTCTTCGCTTCCAGCAAACAAAAAGTTGGCAGTGGATACTGCAGTGGCAAAATTGATGGAACTTCCAAAAGGTAACAACGTGCTTATTATTGAATGCATTTGATTGAATTTGGTTCAATCTAGTTATTGAGTCATTTGAACAAATCcaaagtttccttttatttgaGTAAAGAACATTGCATGGTTTAAACATTCGAGTAATTTGTGGtgattttatgttattaatatttggGATTTGTCTTGTATTAATCTGAATACTATGATTTGTTCCATTGAGTCATTATATCGTGATCAATACTTTATCCCTTTTGAAAACACGTTAATTGCTCTGAAaagtattttcatttatattataCTGCTGAATGCTGACAAGAACCAACATAACATTAGAAAAGTTATgtaaacttttgaatttttaaaaaacttaatttggCCTCTGCATCAAATTCTATTTGTTAGAAACAGTTTAGGGTTATAACAATACAAATATAAGATTTCTAAAAACGTACGTGAAAACTTGTAGTAAGCTCTTCCAGTAACTGGATTGGTGCAGCAATCGTTGACCATTTTAGTATAAAGttagtttccattttttgaTATTTGGACCTTAAAACCCTAACATGAATGATGAATCAACCTATCTCCCCTTCAAAAGCACAAAACATAAGTCTCTCTTTCCCCGTGAGAGTGTCCTCCATCTGCTTATGAACCCCACAACATTTCTCAATGTTTCTTACATTTAAACTTGTTGGTAGCTCAATCATTATATACGGGTTTACCACATCATCATGCAATTGCATATTTGCATTAGAGACGAAGAGAATACTAAAATAACCTGCTAAGGCTTCCCTCCCATAATTTATGGGTTAAGcaaacaaaaatgtaaataattgGAGACGAATCTACAAAGCCTGGTCTCAAGTAGAGTGTAACCATGAGTTATCAAGAAGTGACGAGAGATATTTGGACCAGAATCTACAAAGCCTGGTCTCAGAGCACCCACTTTCATCTCATGTGcaaactaaaacaaacaaaaagctgAGGCTTGCATTAAAAGACAACATTTCCTTGTTATGATATTGATGACAACAAGTAATGAGAGTATCTTCGGTGGATACACATATAGTTCTAGAATAAACCATACATTccattaataaaagtaaaatcaTCACTACTTCATATTGCTCCTCCGCCGCCGAGTCCAGGTTTCCCGGCGGTCTATTGGGATACACATTAACGTCAATCATCGCCGACTCATCAGCCACGTCATCGTACGGATTCAACGAAGTGTTGTGTTCCGAGTATTCTATCGTTGCCCCTTCCTCTTCCGAAGGGTGATGACTTCTAACATCCACCCAACCATCCGATTCCCAATTTGCCCCTCTGCTCGTCTCTATTTTACAGATTCTTGCCATCGCCGCAAATTTGAGTTTCGAAGTCAACTCGCTTCTCTctacttcctcttcttcttcgtccgAGTTAACCCAGTCCAGTACATAACGCGGAGATGACTCAGCGTGAGACGAGTCGTGAGATTCAGACAGAAACGGATGCTGCAAAAGCTGATCGCAACTCCATCGCTGACTCATGTCTCGCTTCAGACACTTGTCTAAAAAGTCCCGTCCCGTATCCGACAGCTTCACCGGGAGAACCGGTAACTCGTCGGAGAAACCGATTCGACTCAGCGAGTCAACCCCGAGATCTTCCCAGGCGGGTTTACCGGTGAGCATCTCGATGACAGTGCAGCCAAGAGACCACACGTCGCTCTCCGGCCCTTGGTACTCTCCTCTGATCACCTCCGGAGCCATCCAAAGAGGACTTCCACGTGGCGTGATCTGAGCCGTAGCCCTCTGTTTGCTGACTCCGATCGCCGATCCGAAATCCGCTAGCTTGACTCCGGAGCTCCGGCTGATGATGAGCACGTTCCTGGCCTTGACGTCGCAGTGAACGTATCCTTCCGAGTGGACGTGGCGGAGAGCGGAGACGAGACACGCCGTGTAACGCCGCAGAAGAGCCTCGTCGATTCCGTTTTTAGCCACGTCACCATCCGGGAGATACTCCAAGTGGAGGTTACGAAACGACGTCGTTCCTTCTTTCGAGACTCCGTCGCCAAGGAACCGCACTATGTGAGGATGAGGCTTGAGCGAGCGGAGAACGGTGATTTCGTTCTCTAGAGACTCTAACTGAGCGGGAAGACACGTGGCGAGATCCACGGACTTCACGGCGAAAACTTCGCCGTCTGTTTTGCTGATCGCCGTGCTGACTGCACCGAAACAACCTCTTCCTACGCAGGTACCACGGACCCAAGAAGATGACAttgaagataaagaagaagtGTTTTTGATGCTCTGTTTCTCCATGTGTGCCAACTTTCATATCTCGTCCTTACGAGACACGAAGCTATTTATATGTGTGTTTCCGAAATTTAAAGACAGAAAATGTGAACGTGAAATAAAGTTgcaattgtttttctttgttgctGACATGGACAATTGTCCTTTCGATTTGCAAagtttcatcttcttttactAATTTCCCACGTGGATATGTCATGTACAACACAAATTCTCATGTCTATCACTTCATTTTTTCACAAATTCTACTATGTTCGGTCGTCAGATTTTAGATTTGAAcgattaagatatatatatacagaataAGATCTTAATTTATTAATCAAATGCAAATTCTTACATTGATCAAATGGTTTGTTCATTAGGtgttttgaaaaaagaaatgataatttaaaattaagtaGAAAGGTTGCATGGCACTACGGACACTTGGAAAAGTTATCGGGATATTTGTAAGAATCAATGCACTTGCCAATGCTCCTTAGTCCTTATCCTACAAGAATCAAGTTGCGTTTGGTATCTGTCTCTTGATTTTTTACTCCCACGAAAGATATATTTACTGTCGCACTCTTTACGCAATCGTTTTGGTTCTTATAACTTCaacattttaaaatactatGTAGAGTTATTAGACAAATGACAGGATCACGTTGATCCAATCACTCAGACAAATCGTGGAGGAGACAAATGAGCACTTAAAACGTGCCAATAGATATGGACTGCTTGATGTCTTTTCACATTTCTTCGGTTTGTGCTATTATTTTGATTCTTTACGATCAGACATGGAATATACGGTAGCCGATGTACAAATCATTAGCAAAGGATTCATGAATCTAAACCATGTCTAGCCAATCATTAGGCaggtatataaatataattattttcggCTGCtcagtaaaaaaaagaattattttcGACACGGTGCACAGTAACATGATATGTGTGCAAAGTGATAATATCAGGATCAATATCCGGAATGGTCAAAAGGGGCGAGAGGTTGCCGAAAGAGAGTAGATTTCAAGACGGTGGTCCATGTGGCATGAAACCATTGGTTGATGATCTCCAGTTGTCTGAACACAGATATTGGGAACTGACGTGCTCTATCAGGCTCCACGCATAGTGAAAGTATTACTAAATTATTTGTCGTTGGGATCATCAAGCACAAGAACTTACTCTAAAACGTTATCCAAAGATATCACGGAGATGCCAAGTTGGATAGGAAGATTGAAAAGGATAAAGACTggtatttttaacttttatttgaaGAGATGGCTGTTAAgaacatttgaaaaattaaagGGCTATTTGAGATATCTTTCCAGTATAAAATCcatcatatatatgtatttattttttgagaaatacGTATAGGGTTGATTATGTATATAGCTCTCCCGGTCTTTAGATCTgcatacccaaaaaaaaaacacaccgcaacaatttctttaatttgtttgttGTTTGCCTGGCAAATCTTTAACTTTCCGATCGAGAACGTGAAATGCCTATGTTAACGGTCCACCACTTGTTCAATATCCTCTTAGGAGTTAGGGCAGCTATTTCCTTATATATCTTTGTGCGAAAGAATTACTTGAAATGTCCAAAAGATAAGATACTGTATGGAGATTTTGGGGGCCCGTACCATCTTTTCCAACCTAGGTATACATGCAAAAGAGAATCCACTTGGAAGCAACTTAAGAATGTGAAATTGCAACATGTACTTAAAGACCGTACTAAACTCTCAGgcgttcagttttttttttaaagatcaaGTTAATAGTTACAGTATTTACCAGCTAAATATATAGGTGTATATGCATTATAGGTGTCATGTATTATGTAACAATAACACCCATGCATGATACGGTATATACATAAAGTAACTAATATAGCTAAATGAAGTTAAAAGCGtctaaattgtttttaatcTCTACATTTCTCCAGTGGTCAGATGAAGCGGCATAGCGGAATCAACATCACACTGATATCGTCAAAGGAGCCTCGTGAAACAGAGAGGTCAACGAGCTTCTTACACGCCAACAATAGTTTCTGGTTTTGATCGGTTCCCATGCAGAACGATCGAGCTATATCTACTGCCTCCTGATTACCAACCTTTTCCCACAGACCGTCTGACGCCAAGATCAAGAACTCGTGTTGGGGATTGATATGTAAAATCTTTGTCTCGGGTTCAGATATCACCCATCGTTTGAGATGAGCATCTCCAATTCCTCTAGATACAGCTAAAGATCCTTGAATTCTCCAAACACTATTAAATGTATCAACATAGCCGCCCTGCAAGATTATCAAACTCAAACTCAGAACCAGAAACTGTACTAAAACGAGAAtctactttttttgttttggtcaaaacgAGAATCTACTTAGGTTGCTATCTttttctaaaaccctaaaagtcagaaaatataaactgaataaataCCGTATTAAAGAGAAATGCACTTATTCATCACATTCTTGAATAGCaaacataagtttttataaaaatccgATCTAAGAACATCAATTGTTTATATAAAGATATGAATTATTACCGATCTTTCAATTCTGTTCCGTTCATCCTCTCTAGAAGGGCGGTGGTCAGAAGTCAGTGCCTCCGCGAGTCCTCCAACGCTCAAAACAGCACGGCAGTCACCTGCACTGGACACCACGAGATTCCCGTCTTTAATCAGAGCCGTGACGCAGCATGATCCTCCCTTAACATCTTTCTCCTTGAGAAACTCAGAATCAGTCGCTAGATAACCGCGTTTCACAGCTTCTTCAATCTCTGACTCGTTCCCCTCACTACCTATCTCTCTTAGAATGTTGTTACACAAGTTCTCAGCCGCAAACTCAGACGCTCTTGATCCTCCGTGACCATCATAGACTCCAAAAATTGCCTGCGAGTCGTGTAACAACAGTTGAGTTTCTATAACTACTTATTGCAAAACAACATGTATTCTATCTGATTCCCACGCAATAAGTGAAACAGAATCACATTTCCTActaattattacaaaaaaaataaataaataaataaatgaagtTACCTGTTTGGGATCTCTTTCAAGATTGGTAGTAGCAGAGAACCGATCCTCCATAGCTTCCCTCTTTCCTCTCTTGCAGTAAACTGAAAACCCATCACCTTCCCTCTCCACCTCTCCACTTTCTCCCCTCAGCGTCTCTGCATTCACCGAGATAGGTGCTGCAACACCCACAGGGGCCACCGGTATATCAAGCCTCGTCGGTCGCTTCCTCTTCAACAAATGGCGATCACAGTCTCCGGGACCAGAGTCTGAACCGAACACTAACTTAACCGGTGGTTTAAGAAGACGGAGGAAGAAGGGCGAAGTGGGAGACGCAGCGGTAGGAGAAGAAACCGGAGGATGGAGATGGGAATGAGACAGAGTTAGGGTTTGATGCGGCGACGCCTTGTTGTTGCAGAAAAGAGACGAGGGCCTCGGGGAGAAAACCGGCGAGCTGCATACGGATAAAGACATTGTTTCCTATAAAACCTttgaagatgattttttttttgtatatttgttttgtttgcgTTCTACTAGTCTTTTGAATGAATGTTGTCAACGAAGGAGAAAAGAAGATATAAATAGAAGAGAAGTCTCGTCTATTTCTCCGTGGCCTATCAGTGACGACGGTTTCTTCTTCAAAGTCAAACGTTATACCACCATCTTCCTCTTTGACTTTTTCAAATCACGTACCCACCGCCCACCGCCACAGTCCACTTGTTCCGCctttttttaacaataaatgTTGGTCAACTCCAGTTTGTTGTTACTCAACCAGAATAATTTTGGATACCAAAccgagaagaaaaaaaaaagaagtctgAGAAGTAAACTATAGTTACGAACATAAATTCATTTGATCACTGTCCTTTCAGGGCCGTCTCGAATTATTTATAAACcttgttcaaaaaatattaacgGTATATTTAACAATGCAATcgaataatttaaaaaaaattacaactttatttatatatatttgatgtatttttgaaattataactCTTAATTTAGTATAATGTATGAAAAACTAAAGatttttatcataatttatttatttatttttaaaaattcttatttttttaaaaaaaaagttgatttgGACCATGTTCGACTGCACCCGTTAGACGACTCTGTGTCCTTTATCTGTGGTGGAGAGAGGGGAGGAGGAATATCATGAAACACGtggtattattattttttcatcaGACGTGACGTGTTACATATTGTGAGGAAAAGT
This sequence is a window from Raphanus sativus cultivar WK10039 unplaced genomic scaffold, ASM80110v3 Scaffold3297, whole genome shotgun sequence. Protein-coding genes within it:
- the LOC108842955 gene encoding putative F-box protein At1g67390; translation: VINNHSGNLEHCKILHMTPQTQDGTLATWIQSLIHVKHTTNLGLERFRVYRGEKACVLHLPPNIFSHPRLTSLLLARYKFEFAHAFNNCSNLMTLKLYKIKVAVDVLNTVIASCPSLKMLVLEILSCSQTGWLKIHNDNLKFVHLNCPEIDNIEVSAALLDIFSVHDIELGRASNIVLDAPRLLQFGRRMWKVHQSLPHIVYNISCDTQGNENIGHEFVTNIENYFLVVFATMAVNVDMVNPKEVYMLKQVLDAWARDLQMLEIFFKDNDIDKKEGESSIDGKQNKWGNWFLDVDFRVRSVCLYNFNGLDEDEFALAASFVIQGKMMENLMIETSSLPANKKLAVDTAVAKLMELPKGNNVLIIECI
- the LOC108862652 gene encoding probable protein phosphatase 2C 2 — translated: MSLSVCSSPVFSPRPSSLFCNNKASPHQTLTLSHSHLHPPVSSPTAASPTSPFFLRLLKPPVKLVFGSDSGPGDCDRHLLKRKRPTRLDIPVAPVGVAAPISVNAETLRGESGEVEREGDGFSVYCKRGKREAMEDRFSATTNLERDPKQAIFGVYDGHGGSRASEFAAENLCNNILREIGSEGNESEIEEAVKRGYLATDSEFLKEKDVKGGSCCVTALIKDGNLVVSSAGDCRAVLSVGGLAEALTSDHRPSREDERNRIERSGGYVDTFNSVWRIQGSLAVSRGIGDAHLKRWVISEPETKILHINPQHEFLILASDGLWEKVGNQEAVDIARSFCMGTDQNQKLLLACKKLVDLSVSRGSFDDISVMLIPLCRFI